A window from Nycticebus coucang isolate mNycCou1 chromosome X, mNycCou1.pri, whole genome shotgun sequence encodes these proteins:
- the LOC128578101 gene encoding histone H2A-Bbd type 2/3-like → MPGNKSRRGRSRHRRSHHRGRSARAELTFSVSQMERLLRKGHYSQRLSASAPVFIAAIIQYLTAKVLELAGNEAQNYGRRRITPELVDMAVHNNALLGGFFGSTTISQVAPGQ, encoded by the coding sequence ATGCCGGGCAACAAGAGCCGTCGAGGGCGGTCCCGTCATCGTCGGAGTCACCACCGCGGGCGCTCAGCCAGAGCCGAGCTGACGTTCTCAGTGAGCCAGATGGAGCGCCTTCTGCGGAAGGGCCACTATTCCCAGCGGCTGAGCGCCTCTGCTCCGGTTTTCATCGCTGCCATCATCCAGTACCTGACAGCCAAGGTCCTGGAGCTGGCGGGCAACGAGGCCCAGAACTACGGCCGGAGGCGCATCACCCCGGAGCTGGTGGACATGGCGGTCCACAACAACGCGCTGCTTGGTGGCTTCTTCGGGAGCACCACCATCTCTCAGGTCGCCCCGGGGCAGTAG
- the LOC128577540 gene encoding 40-kDa huntingtin-associated protein-like, with the protein MAAAAAAGLGGGAGPGPEAGDFLARYRLVSNKLKKRFLRKPNVAEAGEQFGQLGRELRAQECLPYAAWCQLAVARCQQALFHGPGEALALAEAARLFLRQERDARQRLVCPAAYGEPLQAAASALGVAVHLHLELGQPAAAAALCLELATALRDLGQPAAAAGHFQRASQLQLPQLPLAAVQALGEAASCQLLARDYNGALAVFTHMQRLAREHGSHPTQPPPGPQPALGGTPALPAALLPPNAASAAPSPAALGAFSDVLVRCEVSRVLLLLLQPPPARLLPEHAQTLKKYSWEAFDSHGQESGGQLPEELFLLLQSLIMATQEKDTEAIKALQVDMWPLMTAEQNHLLHLVLQETISPSGQGI; encoded by the coding sequence ATGGCAGCGGCGGCGGCCGCTGGTCTGGGTGGGGGTGCAGGCCCCGGGCCCGAGGCCGGGGACTTCTTGGCCCGGTACCGGCTGGTGTCCAACAAGCTGAAGAAGCGTTTTCTGCGGAAGCCGAACGTGGCGGAAGCCGGCGAGCAGTTCGGCCAGCTGGGCCGCGAGCTGCGCGCCCAAGAGTGCCTGCCGTACGCGGCCTGGTGCCAGCTGGCCGTGGCGCGCTGCCAGCAGGCGCTTTTCCACGGGCCCGGAGAGGCGCTGGCCCTCGCTGAGGCCGCGCGCCTCTTCCTGCGGCAGGAGCGCGACGCGCGCCAGCGCCTGGTCTGTCCCGCCGCCTACGGGGAGCCGCTGCAAGCCGCCGCCAGCGCCCTGGGCGTCGCCGTCCATCTGCACCTGGAGCTCGGCCAGCCGGCAGCCGCTGCCGCCCTCTGCCTGGAACTGGCCACGGCCCTGCGCGACCTGGGCCAGCCGGCGGCCGCCGCCGGCCACTTCCAGCGCGCCTCCCAGCTCCAGCTGCCCCAGCTGCCCCTGGCCGCGGTGCAGGCGCTCGGCGAGGCCGCCTCCTGCCAGCTGCTGGCGCGCGACTACAACGGCGCCTTGGCGGTCTTCACACACATGCAGCGCCTGGCGCGGGAGCACGGCAGCCACCCGACGCAGCCGCCGCCGGGGCCCCAGCCCGCGCTCGGCGGGACACCCGCCCTGCCCGCCGCGCTGCTCCCTCCGAACGCCGCTTCTGCGGCGCCCTCGCCCGCCGCCCTGGGCGCCTTCTCGGACGTGCTGGTCCGCTGCGAGGTGTCTCGcgtgctgctgctgctcctgcagcCGCCGCCCGCCAGGTTGCTGCCAGAGCACGCCCAGACCCTGAAGAAGTACTCCTGGGAGGCTTTCGACAGCCACGGGCAGGAAAGCGGAGGCCAGCTGCCCGAGGAGCTCTTTCTGCTGCTCCAGTCCCTGATCATGGCTACCCAGGAGAAGGACACGGAAGCCATCAAAGCGCTGCAGGTGGACATGTGGCCGCTGATGACCGCAGAGCAGAACCACCTCCTTCACCTCGTTCTGCAAGAAACCATCTCCCCCTCAGGACAGGGGATCTGA